From the genome of Acaryochloris thomasi RCC1774, one region includes:
- a CDS encoding Hsp20/alpha crystallin family protein produces the protein MAIVRFQPYREMEDIQRQMNRLFEDMITPTNRQDGVDLAFTPAAEFDETDDAYQLKLEVPGLEPDDINIEATAEAISISGERQSETKAQRQTRSEFRYGKFQRILPLPGRIKHQDVAADYKNGVLKLTLPKADEEKNRVVKVSLNHS, from the coding sequence ATGGCAATCGTGCGTTTTCAACCTTATCGAGAAATGGAAGATATTCAGAGACAGATGAACCGTCTTTTTGAAGATATGATTACGCCCACTAACCGCCAGGATGGTGTGGATCTTGCATTTACACCTGCGGCTGAATTTGACGAAACGGATGATGCTTATCAGCTCAAGCTAGAAGTTCCTGGCTTAGAGCCTGATGACATCAATATTGAGGCGACAGCAGAAGCCATTTCAATCAGCGGCGAGCGCCAATCTGAGACGAAAGCCCAAAGGCAGACCCGTTCTGAATTTCGTTATGGAAAGTTTCAGCGGATTCTGCCATTACCCGGTCGAATCAAGCATCAAGATGTCGCAGCTGACTACAAGAATGGCGTTCTGAAACTAACGTTACCAAAAGCTGACGAGGAGAAAAATCGAGTGGTCAAGGTAAGCCTCAACCACAGCTAA
- a CDS encoding MFS transporter: MIDSAVLLQTYLQTASVRLAQVPIDTPEEASALFSGPQFFAALLSGLILAFGFQMLLTNLSVAIGVSVLSATSGSSDSSDDGGVPVRTITVGAGLWTLITVTLALFAACFLAIKMGLFTSELLGATTGLVIWALYFTTLVWVSSTTVGSLIGSVVSTATSSFQAIMGTATAALGAKAVSNQVVATAEATAAAVRQELMGQVDPDEIQDKLQDYIKALRSPQLDLQGVKQEFETLLSESDLESVDDIDSLQHIDRQAFVDLVSSRTDLSQAEVDQVVDQLYTSWQQTVGKNSSNTWMKELVNYFQSAKPEQLVSEEVGHRLDQLLEEMRKKRKADSSQDSGGMVGMGLAQLSSVVMGRSDLSDFDVERITEQIKSAQSQLTDQADQLVAQFSSEEQTPSVIRADVESYLRNVYVWQLSPERLRLDFRQVLYDPEANPSLIRRELEQLNRSFFSDILSSRGLMTQAELHNVTQRLDAVRKDLLREMKATEMALAQQELGQRVETYLKFTPKDELFSNMGDRAFEAILEDTVADSDHPQQLLGQLDRGRLLLPLNNRDDISAGEAEQILSRLEPIIRKVSADAEGLQEAAKVRLEQQQQKLEDYLRNTGRAELNPAGIKRDLKTLMEEPDTGIRRVRSRLAEFDRETLVQLLNQRRDLSESDINNVIDQVESNWYQLLSAPASLTSQAQAQYDRATTSIENYLRSTGKPELNPDGIKRDLQKLMDDPQVGASAIRDRFSRMDRDTLVQLLSQRGDLSEAEVNQTINELQETMQQVLQTPKRLARRAQAQTQDFQMSMEDYLRSTDKAELNPQGIKRDLQVLLDDPRLGAEKIGDRLSRFDRSTLVALLSQRDDLSEQEVNQVIDQVLAVRDQIQSRITMLQQRLQSVIDQVFAKIRAYLNSLNRPELNYEGVKRDVRTLFDDPQAGTEALRERLARFDRETLVAVVSSHDAIAESDVNRVIDQIESARDSVVQKAERIETQVQQRLGEMKYQTQRQFEATQKAAVVAAWWLFATALISGGAAAGAGILAAAG; encoded by the coding sequence ATGATTGACAGTGCAGTGCTGCTGCAAACCTACTTACAGACTGCCAGTGTAAGGTTGGCGCAGGTTCCCATCGATACGCCAGAAGAGGCCTCTGCTCTGTTTTCGGGTCCGCAATTTTTTGCCGCGCTACTTTCGGGTTTGATTCTGGCCTTCGGATTTCAGATGCTACTGACGAACCTTTCAGTGGCGATCGGCGTTTCAGTTTTAAGCGCCACTTCTGGCTCTTCGGATTCGTCCGATGACGGCGGCGTACCCGTTCGTACTATCACGGTGGGGGCTGGCCTGTGGACACTAATTACAGTGACCTTGGCATTATTCGCAGCCTGTTTTTTGGCCATCAAAATGGGTCTGTTTACGAGTGAACTGCTAGGAGCAACGACCGGACTCGTGATCTGGGCACTGTATTTCACCACCCTAGTTTGGGTCAGTTCCACAACAGTAGGTTCACTGATCGGCTCAGTGGTCAGTACAGCGACCTCTAGCTTTCAAGCCATTATGGGCACGGCAACAGCAGCGCTAGGAGCTAAAGCAGTCAGCAATCAGGTCGTGGCAACAGCAGAGGCAACGGCTGCTGCCGTACGTCAGGAGCTAATGGGCCAGGTCGACCCCGACGAGATTCAAGACAAGCTACAGGATTACATCAAAGCGTTGCGATCGCCTCAGCTAGACCTACAGGGCGTCAAGCAAGAATTCGAAACGTTGCTATCAGAGTCGGACCTAGAATCTGTCGATGACATCGATAGCCTGCAGCACATTGACCGACAAGCCTTTGTTGATTTGGTGAGCAGCCGTACCGATCTATCACAGGCAGAAGTTGATCAGGTGGTTGATCAACTGTATACAAGCTGGCAGCAAACCGTCGGCAAGAATTCCAGCAATACCTGGATGAAAGAACTGGTCAACTACTTCCAGTCAGCCAAGCCCGAACAGCTTGTCTCTGAAGAAGTGGGACATCGACTGGACCAGCTCCTAGAAGAGATGCGCAAAAAGCGAAAGGCTGACAGCAGCCAGGATTCAGGTGGCATGGTGGGAATGGGACTAGCACAGCTATCAAGTGTAGTGATGGGGCGCTCGGATCTATCTGATTTTGATGTAGAAAGAATCACAGAGCAGATCAAGTCCGCACAGAGCCAGCTTACGGACCAAGCCGATCAGCTTGTGGCTCAGTTCTCCAGTGAGGAGCAAACTCCCAGCGTAATCCGGGCTGATGTTGAAAGTTACCTCCGTAACGTCTACGTGTGGCAATTGTCTCCAGAGCGTCTGCGTCTAGACTTTCGGCAAGTTCTTTATGATCCAGAGGCGAACCCTAGCCTGATTCGCAGAGAGTTAGAGCAGCTCAACCGTTCCTTTTTCTCTGATATCCTCAGCTCTCGCGGACTGATGACCCAAGCTGAATTGCATAATGTGACGCAGCGCTTAGATGCAGTCCGCAAGGATTTACTGCGGGAGATGAAGGCAACGGAAATGGCTCTGGCACAGCAAGAGCTGGGACAGCGGGTCGAGACCTACCTGAAGTTCACGCCCAAAGATGAGCTGTTCTCGAACATGGGTGACCGCGCCTTCGAAGCTATTCTCGAAGATACGGTAGCAGACTCTGACCATCCTCAACAGCTTTTGGGGCAGCTCGATCGTGGACGATTATTGCTTCCCCTTAACAACCGCGACGACATCTCGGCAGGTGAAGCAGAGCAGATTCTCAGTCGTTTAGAGCCAATTATCCGCAAAGTCAGTGCTGATGCCGAAGGACTACAGGAGGCGGCGAAAGTACGCCTCGAGCAGCAGCAGCAGAAACTAGAGGACTATCTTCGCAACACTGGCAGGGCTGAGCTCAACCCTGCAGGAATTAAGCGAGACCTCAAAACGCTGATGGAAGAACCGGATACGGGCATAAGACGGGTGCGGTCTCGCCTAGCTGAATTCGATCGCGAAACTCTCGTACAGCTCCTGAATCAGCGACGTGATCTTAGCGAGTCTGACATAAATAACGTTATCGATCAGGTCGAGTCGAACTGGTATCAGCTCCTTAGTGCACCGGCTTCCTTGACATCCCAAGCTCAGGCTCAATACGACCGAGCCACAACCTCGATTGAGAACTATTTGAGATCGACAGGAAAGCCGGAGTTAAATCCGGACGGCATCAAGCGTGATTTGCAGAAGCTGATGGATGACCCTCAAGTGGGAGCATCCGCAATCCGCGATCGGTTTAGCAGGATGGACCGTGATACTTTAGTTCAGCTATTGAGTCAGCGCGGTGACCTCAGTGAAGCAGAGGTTAATCAAACCATTAATGAACTGCAGGAGACAATGCAGCAGGTTCTGCAAACGCCGAAGCGGCTAGCGCGACGAGCCCAGGCTCAGACTCAAGACTTCCAGATGTCTATGGAAGACTACCTCCGTAGTACAGATAAAGCCGAGCTGAACCCTCAGGGCATCAAACGTGATCTGCAGGTGCTGCTCGACGATCCGAGATTAGGAGCCGAGAAGATCGGCGATCGCCTCTCTCGTTTTGACCGCAGTACGTTAGTGGCGTTACTGTCGCAGCGGGATGATTTGTCAGAGCAAGAAGTCAATCAAGTCATCGACCAAGTTCTGGCGGTTCGCGATCAGATTCAGTCTCGAATTACAATGCTGCAGCAGCGTCTGCAGTCGGTGATTGACCAGGTCTTCGCCAAGATTCGTGCCTATCTCAACAGTCTAAATCGGCCTGAACTGAACTACGAAGGCGTCAAGCGCGATGTCCGCACGTTGTTCGATGATCCGCAGGCCGGGACTGAGGCGTTGAGAGAGCGTCTTGCCCGATTTGATCGAGAAACATTAGTGGCAGTGGTTAGCTCTCACGACGCAATTGCTGAATCTGACGTCAATCGTGTGATTGACCAAATCGAGTCAGCACGCGACAGCGTCGTGCAAAAAGCAGAGCGGATCGAGACTCAAGTGCAGCAGCGTTTGGGTGAGATGAAATACCAGACCCAGAGACAGTTTGAAGCCACACAGAAAGCTGCCGTGGTCGCAGCTTGGTGGCTGTTTGCAACAGCCCTGATCTCTGGCGGTGCGGCGGCAGGCGCAGGCATCTTAGCTGCAGCGGGGTAG
- a CDS encoding alkene reductase: MTASNALLSSFELRDLSLQNRVVMAPMTRSRAGKEQLANALMAEYYTQRASAGLIITEGTFISDQAIGWQHVPGIYTDEQTQAWQQVTDAVHAQGGTIFLQLWHCGRASHSSFHEHNQPPVAPSAIKIDGDSIHTPEGKQPYETPRSLETDEIAQVVDDYRRAAKNAKAAGFDGVEVHSANGYLLDSFLQSKTNQRQDDYGGSLENRYRLLKEVVEAVTAVWPANRIGVRLSPNGNYNSMGSPDYRETFSYVAQQLNSFGLAYLHVLDGLAFGFHELGEPMQLSEFRSLFDGPLMGNCGYSREEAEDAIANQQADLISFGRPFISNPDLVKRFTNDWPLNPSPDQGIWYSFDKEGYTDFPTYAE; this comes from the coding sequence ATGACTGCGTCTAATGCTTTGCTAAGTTCATTTGAGCTGCGAGATCTGTCACTGCAGAACCGAGTAGTGATGGCTCCGATGACGCGATCTCGAGCGGGCAAAGAACAGTTGGCAAATGCTCTGATGGCGGAATACTATACCCAGCGAGCCTCTGCAGGATTAATCATTACGGAGGGAACGTTTATTTCCGATCAGGCCATCGGTTGGCAGCACGTTCCCGGCATCTATACGGATGAACAGACTCAGGCTTGGCAGCAGGTTACAGATGCTGTTCATGCTCAGGGAGGAACCATCTTTCTGCAACTATGGCACTGCGGACGTGCGTCCCACAGCAGCTTTCATGAGCACAATCAGCCTCCGGTTGCACCGTCAGCGATCAAGATTGACGGCGATTCAATTCACACACCGGAGGGTAAGCAGCCTTACGAAACGCCTCGTTCTTTGGAAACTGATGAAATTGCGCAGGTCGTGGATGATTATCGACGCGCGGCTAAGAATGCGAAGGCTGCAGGCTTCGATGGCGTTGAAGTTCACAGTGCCAACGGATATTTGCTCGACAGCTTTCTGCAGAGCAAAACAAATCAGCGCCAAGATGATTACGGCGGCAGTCTGGAAAACCGCTATCGCTTGCTCAAGGAAGTTGTGGAGGCTGTTACTGCGGTTTGGCCTGCTAACCGAATCGGCGTGCGGCTGTCGCCTAACGGTAACTACAACAGCATGGGATCTCCTGACTACCGCGAGACGTTTTCCTATGTGGCACAGCAACTCAATAGCTTCGGATTAGCCTACCTGCACGTGCTTGATGGTTTGGCGTTTGGGTTCCACGAGCTGGGTGAACCGATGCAGCTTAGTGAGTTTCGCTCATTGTTTGATGGCCCGCTCATGGGTAACTGCGGATATAGCCGAGAAGAGGCAGAAGATGCGATCGCAAACCAACAGGCAGACTTAATCTCCTTTGGTCGTCCGTTCATCAGCAATCCCGATTTGGTGAAGCGTTTCACGAACGACTGGCCCCTTAACCCGTCGCCGGATCAAGGCATTTGGTATTCCTTCGATAAAGAAGGGTATACCGACTTTCCTACTTACGCGGAGTAG
- a CDS encoding response regulator gives MSASCCWCDRILFQENGILFCQHCWQKPAGERQPPRILAVDDNFDSLLVISATLESFGFPYVGLSEGLRMIPFLQQYEADLILLDALLTDIDSQALLESLRRNVATQDIPIVAVTALANMSDRERLLSVGFNDYLSKPYQLDDLRRVILKNLPKSSLP, from the coding sequence TTGAGTGCCTCATGCTGTTGGTGCGATCGCATTCTCTTTCAAGAAAATGGGATTTTGTTTTGTCAGCATTGCTGGCAGAAGCCCGCCGGAGAGCGACAACCGCCGCGAATTTTAGCCGTTGATGATAATTTTGATAGCCTACTGGTGATCTCTGCTACCTTGGAATCGTTTGGGTTTCCCTACGTTGGCCTATCGGAGGGGTTGAGGATGATTCCGTTCCTGCAGCAGTACGAAGCCGATCTGATTTTGCTAGATGCGTTGTTGACCGACATCGACAGTCAAGCTCTGCTTGAATCCCTGCGGCGGAATGTTGCGACCCAAGACATTCCGATTGTGGCGGTGACGGCCTTGGCTAACATGAGCGATCGCGAGCGCCTATTGTCTGTTGGCTTCAATGACTATCTCAGTAAACCCTACCAGCTTGATGATCTCAGAAGAGTCATATTGAAGAACCTGCCCAAGTCCTCCTTACCCTAA
- a CDS encoding YihY/virulence factor BrkB family protein: MTVKQVGRLLVAAFKEWNQDKAPRMAAALAYYTVFSLAPLLLLIIAIAGIFLGQEAAQGQILSQFQGLLGEQGAKAIQSAVENASQSGGGFLASAISIVALLFGASGVFTQLQAALNSAWEVKAKPKLGFWGFIRSRFLSFSMILVIAFLLVVSLVVSAGLAALNTYMSELLPGVDVLWQILNIVITLGVLTLLFAMIYKVLPDAKVAWKDVWTGALVTAVLFSVGKVALGVYIGNGSVGSAYGAASFLLILLVWIYYSAQILFFGAELTQVYASRYGSKIVPTEYAVSVGEESDPTSRSTP; this comes from the coding sequence ATGACAGTTAAACAAGTTGGGCGGTTACTGGTCGCAGCCTTCAAGGAGTGGAATCAGGACAAAGCCCCTCGGATGGCAGCGGCGTTGGCCTACTACACGGTGTTTTCTTTGGCACCGCTCCTGCTTTTAATCATTGCGATCGCAGGTATTTTCCTGGGTCAAGAAGCCGCCCAAGGGCAGATCCTCAGCCAGTTCCAAGGGCTGTTAGGAGAACAGGGCGCCAAAGCAATTCAATCGGCAGTGGAAAACGCGAGTCAGTCGGGGGGCGGTTTTCTAGCCTCTGCGATTAGCATCGTAGCGCTGCTGTTTGGGGCTTCGGGTGTATTTACACAACTGCAAGCCGCACTAAATTCTGCCTGGGAAGTCAAGGCGAAACCGAAACTCGGATTTTGGGGCTTTATTCGGAGTCGGTTTCTGTCCTTCTCAATGATTTTGGTCATTGCTTTCTTATTAGTAGTGTCCCTGGTGGTCAGTGCGGGACTAGCGGCTCTCAATACATACATGAGTGAGCTGCTACCGGGCGTTGATGTTCTCTGGCAGATTCTCAATATTGTCATCACCCTCGGCGTATTGACGCTATTGTTCGCCATGATTTACAAGGTTTTGCCCGATGCAAAAGTGGCCTGGAAAGATGTTTGGACAGGCGCTTTAGTGACTGCAGTCCTATTCTCGGTGGGAAAAGTTGCTTTGGGCGTCTACATCGGTAATGGCAGTGTGGGCTCTGCCTATGGTGCCGCTTCCTTTTTGTTGATTTTGCTAGTCTGGATCTACTACTCAGCCCAAATTCTGTTTTTCGGCGCGGAACTCACTCAGGTCTACGCCAGTCGTTATGGCTCTAAAATTGTTCCTACCGAGTATGCGGTTTCGGTGGGAGAAGAAAGCGATCCGACCTCTAGGAGTACGCCGTAA
- the dnaK gene encoding molecular chaperone DnaK, with amino-acid sequence MAKVVGIDLGTTNSCVAVMEGGQPTVIANAEGQRTTPSVVAYAKNGDRLVGQIAKRQAVMNPENTFYSVKRFLGRKYDEVSNEMTEVSYKVQRNSSGNVKLDCSAAGKEFAPEEISAQVLRKLADDASAYLGEKVTQAVITVPAYFNDSQRQATKDAGKIAGLEVLRIVNEPTAASLAYGLDKKTNETILVFDLGGGTFDVSVLEVGDGVVEVKSTNGDTHLGGDDFDKKIVDWLANEFKANEGVDLRQDKQALQRLTEAAEKAKIELSGATQANINLPFVTATQEGPKHLDTTLTRRQFEEMCADLLDRCRVPVEQALRDAKLSNSDINEVVLVGGSTRIPAVQELVKRTIGKEPSQGVNPDEVVAIGAAVQAGVLAGEVKDLLLLDVTPLSLGVETLGGVMTRLIDRNTTVPAKKSEVFSTADDGQTSVEIHVLQGERELASANKSLGTFKLDGIPSAPRGIPQIEVTFDIDANGILSVSAKDKGSGKEQSITISGSSTLDNSEVDRMVKDAESHADEDRQRRERIDAKNNADAAVYQAEKQLQELDDRIAASDKARAEGLIKELKDAIASEDTNRMQSLTQDLQQALMQVGSSLYGQAAADAPSAPSDSPSSDDVIDADFVESK; translated from the coding sequence ATGGCAAAAGTAGTTGGAATTGACCTTGGAACAACCAATTCCTGCGTGGCGGTAATGGAGGGGGGACAGCCCACCGTAATCGCCAATGCGGAGGGGCAACGAACCACTCCTTCAGTGGTGGCCTATGCGAAAAATGGCGATCGCCTCGTGGGTCAAATCGCCAAGCGCCAGGCGGTTATGAATCCAGAAAATACGTTTTACTCTGTGAAACGCTTTCTCGGTCGTAAATACGATGAAGTTTCGAACGAGATGACCGAAGTTTCATATAAGGTGCAGCGAAACAGCAGCGGCAACGTCAAGCTAGACTGCTCCGCTGCTGGCAAGGAATTTGCACCCGAAGAAATTTCAGCCCAGGTTCTGCGAAAGCTGGCCGACGATGCCAGCGCCTATTTGGGCGAAAAGGTAACGCAGGCCGTTATTACGGTTCCAGCTTACTTCAACGATTCCCAGCGTCAGGCCACTAAAGACGCCGGAAAGATTGCCGGTCTCGAAGTCCTACGGATCGTTAACGAACCCACCGCGGCATCATTGGCCTATGGCTTAGATAAGAAAACAAACGAAACGATCTTAGTCTTCGATCTCGGAGGCGGAACCTTTGACGTCTCTGTTTTAGAAGTGGGTGATGGCGTTGTTGAAGTGAAGTCCACGAACGGTGATACCCACCTTGGTGGTGATGACTTTGACAAAAAGATTGTTGATTGGCTCGCTAATGAGTTCAAGGCCAATGAAGGTGTCGATCTACGACAGGATAAGCAAGCGCTACAGCGTCTCACCGAAGCGGCGGAGAAAGCCAAGATTGAGCTATCCGGCGCAACGCAGGCCAATATCAACTTACCTTTTGTCACAGCAACTCAGGAGGGTCCAAAACACTTAGATACAACTCTCACTCGGCGTCAGTTTGAGGAGATGTGTGCTGATCTGCTGGATCGATGCCGCGTGCCGGTAGAGCAGGCACTTAGAGATGCCAAGCTCTCCAATAGCGATATCAATGAAGTGGTGTTGGTGGGCGGTTCTACCCGTATCCCAGCGGTTCAAGAACTCGTGAAGCGCACCATCGGCAAAGAGCCATCTCAGGGCGTCAACCCCGACGAAGTTGTGGCGATTGGCGCTGCCGTTCAGGCGGGTGTCTTAGCAGGTGAAGTTAAGGATCTGCTCCTGCTGGACGTGACGCCACTCTCTCTCGGCGTTGAGACCCTGGGAGGCGTGATGACACGACTGATTGATCGCAACACAACCGTTCCTGCTAAGAAATCAGAAGTGTTCTCCACGGCTGATGATGGTCAAACAAGCGTTGAGATTCATGTGCTGCAGGGCGAGCGCGAGCTAGCGTCTGCTAACAAAAGCCTGGGTACTTTCAAGCTGGACGGCATTCCATCTGCCCCCAGAGGCATTCCTCAAATTGAGGTGACGTTTGACATCGACGCGAACGGGATTCTATCTGTTTCAGCAAAGGACAAAGGTTCGGGCAAAGAGCAGTCGATCACAATTTCAGGTTCCTCAACGCTGGATAACAGCGAAGTGGATCGGATGGTCAAAGATGCTGAGTCTCACGCCGATGAAGACCGTCAGCGCCGTGAGCGGATTGATGCCAAGAATAATGCTGATGCAGCCGTTTACCAGGCTGAAAAGCAGCTTCAGGAGCTGGATGATAGGATCGCAGCCTCAGACAAGGCGCGCGCTGAAGGGTTGATTAAGGAGCTGAAAGATGCGATCGCATCTGAAGACACCAACCGCATGCAGTCTCTGACTCAGGATCTACAGCAGGCGCTGATGCAAGTTGGAAGTTCCCTCTATGGCCAAGCAGCGGCTGATGCCCCTTCTGCTCCATCAGATTCTCCCAGCAGCGACGACGTGATTGATGCTGATTTCGTCGAGAGCAAATAG
- a CDS encoding DUF2949 domain-containing protein, whose translation MRSVKLSKLLRFLRRDLGLPSQSLRLALRHSETEESIQLPMILWHYGLISLQQLDQIFDWLDQERSPACKS comes from the coding sequence ATGCGGTCGGTCAAGCTTAGCAAGCTGTTGAGATTCCTCCGTCGCGACTTGGGACTGCCTTCCCAGTCTCTGCGACTGGCTCTGCGACATTCTGAGACGGAGGAATCGATCCAGTTGCCTATGATTTTGTGGCACTACGGCCTCATTTCACTGCAGCAGCTTGACCAGATCTTTGACTGGTTAGATCAGGAGCGTAGTCCGGCCTGCAAATCTTAG
- a CDS encoding SDR family NAD(P)-dependent oxidoreductase, giving the protein MDLGIKGKIAVITGGDSGMGRETAKILAQEGAKIALLDKTTDNLQETTREIDTMGEVISVQADLRNLEDVKAAKQKILDHYGAVHILVNCAGITGATDPFLELSDDDWYETIETDFMAAVRVCRAFIPCMQEAGWGRIVLIASEDALQPYTDEMPYCAAKAAVWNLAKNLSKAYAKDGVLVNSVSPAYVATPMTDEMMQKRAKEKGMSFDEAIDTFLKEKRPHLELQRRGKPEEVAAVISFLCSELSSFVVGANYRVDGGSVAGL; this is encoded by the coding sequence ATGGATTTAGGGATTAAGGGCAAGATTGCCGTGATTACGGGAGGCGACTCTGGTATGGGTCGCGAGACTGCCAAAATATTGGCCCAAGAGGGTGCCAAAATTGCGCTACTTGATAAAACAACCGATAACCTGCAGGAGACCACCAGAGAAATAGACACGATGGGCGAAGTGATATCCGTCCAGGCCGATCTTCGAAATCTAGAAGATGTCAAAGCTGCCAAGCAGAAGATACTCGATCACTATGGTGCTGTCCATATTCTAGTCAACTGTGCAGGCATCACAGGCGCAACGGATCCATTCCTAGAACTGAGCGATGATGACTGGTATGAAACCATCGAAACAGATTTCATGGCTGCTGTTCGCGTTTGCCGTGCCTTTATTCCCTGCATGCAGGAAGCCGGTTGGGGCCGAATTGTCTTGATTGCCTCTGAAGATGCTCTGCAGCCCTACACCGACGAGATGCCCTACTGTGCAGCTAAAGCAGCGGTTTGGAATCTCGCGAAGAATTTGTCCAAGGCCTATGCGAAAGATGGGGTACTGGTGAACTCAGTCTCTCCGGCCTATGTTGCGACACCCATGACAGACGAAATGATGCAGAAGCGCGCAAAAGAGAAGGGTATGAGCTTTGATGAAGCCATTGATACATTCTTGAAAGAGAAACGTCCTCATTTAGAGCTACAGAGACGCGGCAAACCCGAGGAAGTTGCAGCGGTTATCTCTTTCCTTTGCTCTGAACTCTCGAGCTTTGTCGTGGGTGCTAATTATCGCGTTGATGGAGGATCGGTCGCAGGTTTGTAG
- a CDS encoding alpha/beta fold hydrolase — protein MNKASMDNVGDAFIQWGDEGEVLVFLHYFGGAASSWQWVAEKLQPDHRCVALNLPGFGGAPVLHQLSLQQYADAVQSQLQQLGVESYTLIGHSMGGKVALQMSANQATGLQRVILIAPSPATQEPMPSEEKKRLLGNHPSRENAETTIESAAKQSLSEEQREVAIATHITVDSSVWRWWLLEGMDHSIADQMSQIQVPITVIASKDDPVIPCQTIQRDVIDLIENAQLITTENVGHLMPLEQPEFVATQIRHVVGT, from the coding sequence GTGAACAAAGCAAGTATGGACAATGTTGGTGATGCTTTTATTCAGTGGGGAGACGAAGGTGAAGTATTGGTCTTTCTTCATTACTTTGGGGGGGCTGCGTCTAGCTGGCAATGGGTGGCGGAGAAACTTCAGCCTGACCACCGCTGCGTTGCATTGAACCTTCCGGGGTTTGGCGGTGCGCCCGTTCTGCATCAGCTTTCACTACAGCAGTATGCCGATGCTGTTCAGTCTCAACTTCAGCAGTTGGGGGTTGAGTCCTACACGCTGATCGGACATTCAATGGGAGGCAAAGTTGCGCTGCAGATGTCGGCCAATCAAGCCACTGGTTTACAGCGCGTGATTCTGATCGCTCCTTCTCCTGCAACCCAAGAGCCAATGCCGTCGGAGGAGAAGAAACGTCTTTTAGGGAATCATCCTAGTCGAGAGAATGCAGAAACCACAATTGAAAGTGCAGCGAAGCAGTCTTTGAGTGAGGAGCAACGTGAGGTTGCGATCGCAACCCACATCACAGTCGATAGCAGCGTATGGCGCTGGTGGCTGTTAGAGGGAATGGACCACAGCATTGCCGATCAAATGTCGCAGATCCAGGTTCCCATCACCGTGATCGCCTCCAAGGATGACCCAGTGATTCCCTGTCAGACCATTCAACGCGACGTGATTGATTTAATTGAAAACGCTCAACTGATCACCACTGAGAATGTAGGTCACCTGATGCCTCTTGAGCAGCCTGAATTTGTTGCCACTCAGATCCGCCACGTCGTAGGGACGTAA
- a CDS encoding Crp/Fnr family transcriptional regulator, whose product MVNQNTSANQLLAALPAAEYGKLVSSLEKVSLESGQILYEPGEPIQDVYFPLRAVVSLVSIMENGATTEVGIVGSEGMVGLPILWGGQSMTSRAIVQIPDGAFRLTAEKLMEFAQPGTVLFKHLLLYTQALFSQVSQTAACNRQHTIEERLARWLLSAQDCVQQDELGLTQEFISNMLGINRPGVTIAAGILQRAGLIRYRRGRITILDRDELEAASCECYSLVKTEYRRLNRLQKQGESLG is encoded by the coding sequence ATTGTGAATCAAAATACTTCGGCAAACCAGTTGCTAGCGGCTTTGCCTGCGGCTGAGTATGGAAAGCTTGTCTCCAGTTTAGAAAAGGTATCCTTAGAGAGTGGGCAAATTCTCTATGAACCCGGTGAACCCATCCAGGATGTTTACTTCCCGCTGCGAGCCGTTGTTTCTTTAGTCTCAATCATGGAGAACGGTGCGACGACTGAGGTCGGAATAGTCGGATCTGAAGGCATGGTTGGGCTGCCGATTCTTTGGGGTGGCCAATCCATGACCAGTCGGGCCATTGTCCAAATTCCTGATGGTGCCTTTAGGCTGACGGCCGAAAAATTGATGGAGTTCGCTCAACCCGGTACTGTTCTTTTCAAGCACTTGCTGCTTTACACGCAGGCGCTATTCAGCCAGGTTTCTCAGACGGCGGCCTGTAACCGGCAACATACGATTGAAGAACGTCTTGCCCGCTGGCTGCTCTCAGCCCAGGACTGCGTGCAGCAAGATGAACTGGGGCTGACCCAAGAATTTATTAGTAATATGCTGGGCATCAATCGTCCCGGTGTCACCATTGCGGCCGGCATTCTGCAGCGAGCAGGTCTGATTCGCTATCGACGGGGCCGGATTACGATCCTAGATCGAGATGAGCTGGAGGCTGCTAGCTGCGAGTGCTATTCCCTCGTAAAGACAGAGTATCGGCGATTAAATCGCCTCCAAAAGCAGGGAGAGTCCCTTGGCTAA
- a CDS encoding acetyltransferase: MFLQNKQTETLIKILDVETLFNPMHQEVSGRSQAGEEEQPPTDYPKEQLRFPSGESLPRCWWDVDYKASLSS; encoded by the coding sequence ATGTTTTTACAAAATAAGCAAACTGAAACGCTCATCAAGATTTTGGATGTTGAGACTCTGTTTAACCCTATGCACCAAGAGGTATCTGGTCGCTCACAAGCAGGTGAAGAAGAGCAGCCGCCCACAGATTACCCCAAGGAACAACTGCGGTTTCCTTCTGGTGAGAGTTTGCCCCGCTGCTGGTGGGATGTAGATTACAAGGCATCCCTGTCGTCTTGA